In one Amaranthus tricolor cultivar Red isolate AtriRed21 chromosome 8, ASM2621246v1, whole genome shotgun sequence genomic region, the following are encoded:
- the LOC130820500 gene encoding probable disease resistance protein RF45, with translation MAESNVASAVQWIGSILIQEASSLFHVADQVRGLQQELELMQQYLKDADTKQESGEIHTLLRHIRKLAYDAEDVIDNYIVNIQAKSEESYRTFIMKMACFMYSAPKNYEIGKLIQETQDKVKEKIEELNNSGLRRIPALLEDYRHPRRRMPQRRSYYYDDNFDYVVGLENDMQKLMLEVLIGEGSTHLKVLAIVGMGGCGKTTLARKLYNHPSIKKCFMNCMAWVSVSQEWDTSHVLSEILRKVGGPRETSEMHAKLNVEELMDRLYNILKEKQYLVILDDVWRQEALEQILPALPWGSMNSRSKIIITTRNRKIIKGQNFQKHLHIHEPQPLSEDEGWDLLSKLALSHHRNCSIESFERLGKEMLKKCSGLPLAIVALAGILNTREGIGEWQVVSDTVRSRVMEGTSTSTDTCTSVQDLLSLSYEDLPYDLKPCFLYLGVFPEDCRIAAGMLTRMWIAEGLVVAHGEMCPEDVAVQCLEDLSHRFMIQVVRTNYKGAIKVLHLHDLLRDLCLKKAKEESFLQVYPRIRDQATTNASMLHIQPRRAAFHSSITFPTHVSNLRSLILLTRSSTLQNTYVSKNLDSGIAHHNIKLLRLLNLWGIKIASGTLPAQIGNLIHLRYLGFRASNIVKLPTSIGNLRNLLTLDYRNIDFDNNVPVQLPNIFGRLVLLRHLYLPVDSPWKLKELQLSSMPNLQVLWGVKCSGEHDWFSREVPKLSSGLKKLKAVVTTEKDLKAAFNCPSLTSGQLHTFHCEWSGVALQLANPIFSHNQHLHKLVLVGKLRVNRLSFVLPSYLVVLELKDSIIELEDPMVAIGALTHLKLLKLSNSYSGTAFICNYSSFPALEELYLANLPKLNVWEVQSGALPCIKKLVIIKCGKLHMFPLGLPFVATLQLLECFGVPQEFVQKAVECGWSRQILKLPHNFEAIIEQSDIPVDFFSVSKLYEQLSVGVFLNNKTQKYWVVKQNDRYYNCFMFYATYLHLTECDPFTLHSLDNCWEWTSIEESEGVLINVGKIKPRAFSDKFFYVEGDFDAGNLSPEITYEITFIIKFPLTASERCLRGVRSYFSYASGNSNVQELNLHDKPRDEWIQLAIGEFMTSPASVEQTLIFRLAGIEPGFEIQGVVIEPKTVKT, from the exons ATGGCAGAGTCCAATGTTGCATCAGCTGTTCAGTGGATTGGCTCTATATTGATCCAAGAAGCAAGCTCATTATTCCATGTTGCAGATCAAGTACGAGGCCTGCAGCAGGAGCTTGAGTTGATGCAGCAATACCTTAAAGATGCTGATACTAAGCAAGAAAGCGGAGAAATTCACACACTATTACGTCATATTAGAAAGCTTGCCTATGATGCCGAGGATGTAATTGACAATTACATCGTGAACATTCAAGCAAAATCTGAAGAGAGCTATAGAACTTTTATCATGAAAATGGCATGTTTCATGTATAGTGCTCCAAAGAACTATGAAATAGGGAAGCTAATACAAGAGACACAAGACAAAGTGAAGGAAAAAATTGAAGAATTAAATAATTCGGGATTAAGAAGAATCCCTGCGCTTTTAGAAGATTATAGACACCCCCGTCGTAGGATGCCACAACGACGAAGTTACTATTACGATGACAACTTTGATTATGTTGTGGGCCTAGAGAATGACATGCAAAAGCTAATGTTAGAAGTGCTTATTGGTGAAGGGAGCACCCATTTAAAAGTCCTTGCCATTGTTGGAATGGGTGGTTGTGGGAAAACTACCTTGGCAAGGAAGCTATATAATCATCCAAGTATCAAAAAGTGCTTTATGAATTGTATGGCATGGGTATCCGTATCTCAAGAATGGGACACTTCGCATGTTCTGTCTGAAATTTTGAGGAAGGTGGGTGGTCCTAGGGAGACTTCTGAAATGCATGCTAAATTGAATGTGGAGGAACTCATGGACAGACTCTATAACATTCTTAAAGAGAAGCAATACTTGGTAATCCTGGATGATGTATGGAGGCAGGAGGCTCTTGAACAAATACTTCCAGCACTTCCATGGGGTAGTATGAATAGCAGAAGTAAGATTATCATCACAACTCgtaatagaaaaattattaaggGCCAAAATTTCCAGAAACATTTGCATATCCATGAGCCACAACCTTTAAGTGAAGACGAGGGTTGGGATTTACTAAGTAAGCTCGCCCTTAGTCATCATAGAAATTGCAGCATAGAAAGTTTTGAGAGGCTTGGCAAGGAAATGCTGAAGAAATGTAGTGGACTTCCCTTGGCTATAGTTGCATTAGCTGGCATTTTAAACACAAGAGAAGGCATTGGGGAATGGCAGGTTGTGAGTGACACTGTGCGATCACGAGTAATGGAGGGTACAAGTACCTCCACGGATACTTGTACAAGCGTACAAGATTTGTTATCTCTGAGCTATGAGGATTTACCTTATGATTTGAAGCCGTGCTTTCTTTATCTTGGTGTATTTCCAGAAGACTGTCGAATTGCAGCTGGAATGCTCACTCGGATGTGGATAGCTGAAGGTCTTGTTGTTGCTCATGGAGAGATGTGCCCTGAAGATGTTGCAGTGCAGTGTTTAGAAGATTTGAGCCACCGGTTCATGATCCAGGTTGTACGGACCAACTATAAGGGAGCCATAAAGGTATTGCACTTGCATGATCTTTTGCGTGATCTTTGTCTCAAAAAAGCTAAGGAAGAGAGCTTTCTTCAAGTATATCCACGTATAAGAGATCAAGCTACTACCAATGCATCCATGTTACATATTCAACCACGCAGGGCTGCTTTTCACTCCAG CATCACATTTCCTACACATGTTTCGAATCTAAGGTCACTTATATTGCTGACAAGATCTAGCACATTACAGAATACCTATGTATCCAAGAATTTAGATTCAGGTATTGCACACCACAATATCAAGTTGCTCAGATTGTTGAATCTTTGGGGGATTAAGATTGCTTCTGGTACCTTACCTGCGCAAATTGGGAACCTCATTCACTTGCGTTATCTTGGATTTCGAGCCTCAAATATTGTAAAACTTCCCACTTCGATTGGAAATTTGAGGAATTTGTTGACTTTAGACTATAGGAATATTGACTTTGATAACAATGTTCCTGTCCAACTTCCCAATATCTTTGGGAGGTTGGTGTTACTTAGGCATCTATATTTGCCTGTTGATTCTCCTTGGAAACTAAAAGAATTGCAGTTGAGTTCTATGCCAAATTTGCAAGTTTTGTGGGGTGTAAAATGTAGTGGAGAACACGATTGGTTTTCAAGAGAGGTTCCGAAACTAAGCAGTGGCTTGAAGAAATTGAAGGCAGTAGTGACAACAGAAAAGGATTTAAAGGCCGCCTTTAATTGCCCAAGCTTAACATCTGGTCAGCTTCATACATTTCACTGTGAGTGGAGTGGAGTAGCCTTACAGCTTGCAAACCCCATCTTCTCTCACAACCAACACCTACACAAGTTGGTGTTGGTCGGAAAACTGCGGGTCAACAGATTGTCATTTGTATTGCCTTCTTACCTTGTGGTTTTAGAGTTGAAGGATAGCATTATTGAACTTGAGGACCCCATGGTAGCCATTGGCGCATTGACCCACTTGAAGCTTCTGAAATTGTCAAATTCTTACTCAGGGACTGCATTTATCTGCAATTATAGCTCGTTTCCTGCGCTTGAAGAACTCTACTTGGCAAATCTTCCAAAATTGAACGTGTGGGAAGTACAGTCTGGAGCACTGCCGTGTATCAAGAAGTTAGTAATTATAAAGTGTGGAAAGCTTCACATGTTTCCTCTTGGTTTGCCATTTGTTGCCACCCTTCAACTACTTGAGTGTTTTGGAGTTCCTCAAGAATTTGTCCAAAAAGCAGTGGAATGTGGATGGTCAAGACAAATTCTTAAGCTTCCTCATAATTTTGAGGCCATCATTGAACAGTCTGACATTCCTGTTGACTTCTTTTCTGTTAGCAAGCTCTATGAACAGCTCAGTGTCGGAGTATTCTTGAATAATAAAACGCAG AAATACTGGGTTGTGAAGCAAAATGATCGATACTACAACTGCTTTATGTTTTATGCAACATACCTCCATTTGACTGAGTGTGATCCATTCACCCTTCATTCTTTGGATAATTGTTGGGAATGGACTTCAATTGAAGAAAG CGAGGGTGTACTGATAAATGTTGGAAAAATAAAGCCACGAGCTTTCAGTGACAAGTTTTTCTATGTGGAAGGGGATTTTGATGCAGGAAATCTTTCCCCAGAAATCACATATGAAATTACATTTATCATAAAGTTTCCTCTAACAGCATCTGAAAGGTGTCTAAGGGGTGTACGGTCTTATTTCTCCTACGCTTCTGGAAATTCCAATGTGCAGGAACTCAATTTGCATGACAAGCCAAGAGATGAGTGGATACAACTTGCTATTGGTGAATTCATGACATCCCCTGCGAGTGTTGAACAGACTCTAATCTTCAGATTAGCAGGAATCGAGCCTGGCTTTGAAATTCAAGGTGTTGTTATCGAGCCCAAAACTGTGAAAACCTGA
- the LOC130821742 gene encoding probable caffeine synthase MTL2 — protein sequence MKLLINRIAVLVHPSAPNRNIGDFTSRKFVVNNMKMNQILHMEGGEGDFSYTNNSLVQKRILIKSKDMIEESVKQVCKTMQEVPECLTIADLGCSAGPNALEAIWEIINISTHFYQNKKVKLPEYNIFLNDLIGNDFNTLFKLLPKFYKKLKKANFGNCFVSATPGSFYGRLFPTNSLHLVHASSSLHFLSKAPEGLVSKSGKGANKGAICITNNCPPNVHKAYYQQFADDFTLFLDSRSEEIVANGQMVSQEKKMHLVDMNSLSILFQAKSGVLQMVLTFRCSTRSHQPDFLWDFHLLGTALLYLVHQGKIEEEKLDKYNVPFYTASIEEVERLIEKQGCFVINKVETFKVDWGLRDADMKMTVDETAKHVSHGYRAVTGPWLANHFGTALMDDLFNHFEALTKQYLQVGKLEILNFIMI from the exons ATGAAGTTATTAATAAATAGAATAGCAGTTTTAGTGCATCCTTCAGCACCAAATAGGAACATAGGTGATTTTACATCGAGGAAATTTGTTGTAAATAATatgaagatgaatcaaataCTTCATATGGAAGGTGGAGAAGGCGATTTTAGCTACACTAACAACTCTCTAGTTCAA aaaagaaTATTAATAAAGAGCAAAGACATGATAGAAGAAAGTGTGAAGCAAGTATGCAAGACAATGCAAGAAGTGCCAGAATGTTTGACAATAGCAGACTTGGGCTGCTCAGCCGGGCCTAATGCGCTTGAAGCAATTTgggaaattattaatatcagcACTCATTTTTACCAAAATAAAAAGGTTAAATTACCAGAATATAacattttcttaaatgatcttatCGGTAATGATTTTAACACCCTTTTTAAATTATTGCCTAAATTCtacaaaaagctcaaaaaaGCTAATTTTGGAAATTGCTTTGTGTCTGCTACACCTGGTTCTTTTTATGGAAGGTTGTTTCCTACCAATTCCCTTCATCTTGTTCATGCTTCTTCTAGTCTTCATTTTCTATCTAAG GCACCGGAAGGGCTAGTGAGCAAAAGTGGAAAAGGAGCGAACAAGGGAGCCATATGCATAACTAATAATTGCCCACCAAATGTGCACAAAGCATATTATCAACAATTTGCTGATGATTTTACATTGTTTCTGGACTCACGTTCAGAAGAAATAGTAGCCAATGGACAGAtggtg tcccaagaaaagaagatgcaccttgttgatatgaatagtctatcaatcctttttcaagctaaatctggggtattacagatGGTTTTAACTTTCAGGTGTAGTACACGAAGTCATCAACCTGATTTTTTATGGGATTTTCATCTACTTGGAACTGCACTTCTTTATTTGGTCCACCAG GGAAAAATAGAAGAAGAGAAGTTGGATAAGTACAATGTGCCATTTTATACAGCATCCATCGAAGAAGTAGAAAGATTGATAGAGAAACAAGGATGTTTTGTAATTAACAAAGTTGAAACATTCAAAGTAGACTGGGGTTTGAGAGATGCAGACATGAAGATGACAGTGGATGAAACAGCTAAGCATGTTTCTCATGGGTATAGGGCTGTTACTGGTCCTTGGTTGGCCAACCATTTTGGTACAGCCCTTATGGATGACTTATTTAATCACTTTGAAGCTTTGACCAAACAGTATTTACAAGTTGggaaattagaaatattgaatttt attatgatATGA